The following coding sequences are from one Cyprinus carpio isolate SPL01 chromosome A24, ASM1834038v1, whole genome shotgun sequence window:
- the LOC122135491 gene encoding uncharacterized protein LOC122135491 produces MQLHSASSVWLQRVTMLCSMFWIRANYYRPVDLPDNNGLSWREAIIQCLESVYVRSRGQPNPEPSPPSLSLLFLFTSSPPYPSRPLAPPGYLVPPALPWSGVDHPVPWDSTPPASPRPTGSVRLLQPLGSTSVLCHSGSAAAFQIHASVSVAGAICSALVLWILPIALDSSAICLCLGLLRHLLRRRWSAPWSHQPVNIMAVAWVLPVTACSKSLLPSPWLLLPGGSNVSIMECHCCVLLPMCSP; encoded by the coding sequence ATGCAGTTGCATTCAGCCAGCTCGGTGTGGTTACAGCGTGTGACGATGTTGTGCTCGATGTTCTGGATCAGAGCTAATTACTACCGCCCTGTAGACCTCCCAGACAACAACGGACTGAGCTGGAGGGAAGCAATCATCCAGTGTCTGGAGAGTGTCTACGTCCGATCCAGAGGACAGCCaaacccagagcccagcccaccatctctaTCACTCCTGTTCCTGTTCACTTCCTCGCCACCATATCCCAGCAGACCACTAGCTCCACCGGGCTACCTCGTCCCTCCTGCTCTGCCTTGGTCTGGTGTTGACCATCCTGTGCCTTGGGACTCAACTCCTCCGGCTTCTCCTCGTCCCACTGGCTCCGTCAGGCTTCTTCAGCCCCTTGgttccacctcagtcctctgtcactCCGGCTCCGCTGCGGCCTTTCAGATCCATGCCTCTGTGTCAGTTGCCGGTgccatctgctccgccttggtCCTCTGGATCCTCCCCATTGCCCTGGATTCATCGGCTATTTGTCTCTGTCTCGGGCTCCTCCGCCACCTGCTCCGTCGCCGTTGGTCGGCTCCCTGGAGTCATCAGCCCGTCaacattatggctgtggcctgggtacTACCTGTCACTGCATGCTCCAAGTCCCTCCTACCAtctccctggctcctcctccctggggggagtaatgtcagtaTTATGGAATGTCAttgttgtgttttgctccccatgtgctccccgtga